The Anas platyrhynchos isolate ZD024472 breed Pekin duck chromosome 1, IASCAAS_PekinDuck_T2T, whole genome shotgun sequence genomic sequence TATTTTAACAAAAGCTGTTTTACAAAAATGAATTTCCTTGGTCTTATTTTGCCAAAACTATTTTCCCTCAATACTTGAAATCACAACTCAATATATCTGTGCTTACTGTCAGCTGTGCATCGGAACCTCCACTCCCAAATTAAGCTAAAGGATGCTGTGGCTGTTGAGGGGCCAATGAAACAACTCTGCCTGTTTTCTGAGCAAAAGAAAGTACCTATAACAAGATGGATGTTCTAGAAAATTGATTCTTAGTATTTTGGTCCACCATTCCCCCCATCTAGAAACGCAACTCTTACAAGAATCACAGGACTTTGCTTATTCTCTCTGAAATATCCTGCAGTCCTCCTCTGGAAGGTTACAAAATATTATTCACAGCAGTTATTCTCTCTCTGGCCTGGTTgtcatttctgctgttttgtcttGCAGACTTCTTGCCATCACTGAAGAACCTCTTTGGGAATCCAGTTTACATTCTGTATTTGTGTGCAAGTATCCTTCACTTCAATTCTTTAATTGGCATGGTGACATATAAGCCAAAATATATTGAGCAACAGTATGGGCAAACATCTTCAAAAACTAATTTTGTTATAGGTAATGCTATATCTGCTTCTTGATACCCTAAAAATGGACATTTTAGGAGTGgtgtatacatacacacaggGAAAAGTGCTTTTGAGGCTATGTTTATTCTTCTCCTTCTTTATCTGGCTTTTAAGTAGTAGCTTATAGAATGTAAgttatttcatttctgctttagcACTTTTTCGCTCTGAGTTTATCTATGCAAGTGTTACTGTAAAAGATTGCACAACTTGATACTTTATTTACCATTctactggaaatttgaaatgtCTGTACatcacaagagaaaaaaattgaaaagaaaattcattttaaaatacttgacATAAATTTGTCATCAGACAGATCTGTTTCCTTCCTGGCTCCCCATTTATTTCAACGAAATGAAGATCAACTCAGTGCATGCTAAAGGACTGACCATAAGGTAGCTGTGATATTGACAGTGATTTCTTACTTTCTGAAGAGGTTGGTGTTAAATAAAAGGAAGTTAAAGTCATATTAGTGATCACATAATACATGCGTTAAAAGATTAACATTATCTCAGTGCAATGctggtaaaagaaaaacagatatttCTGAATTAACTTTATCTAAGATCCTGTTCCTATTGGAAGTTGATCTCCCAAAACCCCCACGTGGCACAAGAGTGAGAGATGCTGCTTCTGCCAGCATTACTGAGCTTCTGCTCTGCCAGACCCATAGGAGGAAGGTACCTCTCTCAATTAATTGCAGAATCAGCTTTGGGCATTGAGGTGGCCATTTGTTGAGGATGCCTTCAGGATGGTGAACTTCACCACCCAGTTGTTGAACCTACAAGCTTGGATTCAGTTTCTGAGGCCCAGTGATTCAATAGCATTAGACAGCAAAGAGGTTTACATCTATCCAAAATGGAGGGAACTGCTGTGTTTCAGAGCAGCATTAGTTGCGAGGCAACGCAGGTATATATGTGCAGAAAAGCTGTAGTGATCCATTGTGCTATGTTAATTCTTTAAAGATAGAGGCTGGAATTTCCTGGCACAGCACCCCTAAAAGCAAGGAGAAATCTTCAAGCATAGGCAATGGCCAGAAAAAGTCCTGAAAACAATCCCTACATTCAGTACAGTACTTCTCATTGTATTTACAGATTTTCTGGAGCTAAGCTTTCAGGTATGTGCAAACTGAGTGAGGATTAAGATCCATCTGATTTCACAAGCATAGGGACTATATCCAACAGGGAATGTATGATGGCTTGGCTAGGGAAGGGTTCTGGCTGAGTGACCATCCCTGCAACAAgggttttttccttcctccctttcctttctttttcaatcTGTTCTTGCTAAGAAAGCTGAGAGCTTGCTAGTACTATAAGTGCCtatttcccctccccttcattttttctttttgtttttgcaatttTTATCACTATCTATTTGATGAATATCAGAACTGTCAGAGCAATTTGAAGCActgtaacaaaaccaaaaacctgcTGGGGGCTCGAAGAGGGCATTTTTTGTTAGTCACAAATGAAGGAACATACCAGAAAGTAAAAGGGTACCTGCTGTGTTTGTAtggctttctttaaatatatacacagtGTTGCTTTCCATGAAGCCAGTGACAAGCAGTAGAGCGATCTGTAAGGCTATGAAACAGATGTATGGATAAAAGGGGTGCATATGAATGGGCAAGCAGGGTGTGTGTACTTTCTGATGTACACAGCTCTCACAATCAGTCAGAGTCTTCTCTTACAAGCAAAAGAGGGCAGGAAAAGCTGCAGCATCAAAGTGTTTGGATAGGGCACCCACATGCAGTTATCTAGTGACTCTTCATTTACATATGCTGCACTTTGAATGCCACTCCTGAAATCCCCTGAAGTATAATTTCCACGTGCGTGCAGATGAAAAATGATGCTCTTGAAATCTTGCTCATTGAAAAATGCTGGTGTCTTGAAACTTAGCAGTAACAGAACAAGGCTCCCATGCTTGCCAAGGTACTGACTTATGGTTTTGCTAGATGGAAAAAGGCTTTTCCTAACATCAAGCATACATTTCTTCTAAGCACTGTTTTTTCCATGTGTGCAGATGGATCAAACACTGGCTTGAGAGAGAAATTCAAGGGATCCCTGTGCACTTCCTAGCAGGGAGATTAGAGTCCTGTGTCATGATCTTGTGTATTACATCAAGTCATGTTAAATCATGTTTCAAAACCTCTGGCcccctgaggaaaaaaataaaaaatcatcaactTCATTTGCTATTTGAATGCATTTATGCTTTTgtacttgcttttgttttgtatgcTTACTCAACTCAGCACCAGTAGGTGTCAGCATGAATTAAAAGCTGCAAAAGGCATACATATCCCCGTGCAAGTGGAATTTAATGTGCTTGACTGTGTTCTTCTTTTACAGTGCTCTCTATTTATATCTTTTTTACATGTACTTGAAGAGACTTTTTTTCGGTCTTGTCCATGTCTATCAATATGGACACTGCTTTGAGCCGAACTGTTCCAGTAAGGATTAATGGTCACCCTATTTTATGTATTCACTGCCTTTTCGCGTATTTCCTTGAAGCCTGTTACAAGAAGACTGCCCAGAGGGTGAATGTATATTTTTGCTGTGGCAACACTCACCCAAGGGAACATTTCAACAAACCTGGAGGAATACACTAAAAGTCCTGTGTATGGAGAAGATGGTATATTGCTGGCTCTCTCCCTCTTGGGAGATCTCCCTAGGAGATCATTGGTTTCATGGttcagtaaaaacagaaaaagtaggTCTTTCTCCAGATGCGCTAACACTAGGTAGAACTGAATTCCCACTAGGAATGAGGAGTTTGGGCTCCTCCTGCCAGTGGATGAGGGAAGAGAAGCTGACCTCCTCAGAGTGGGACAGCTCCAGAGCATGGCCCTTGCTGCTCCTGCTATTGCTCCATAGTGAAGGACTCAGATGGGGCCCCAGGGAGGATCTGTGCCTCAAGGAACTGTGGCTGTCTTGGCTGCCCTCAGCAGCATGATGTCCCCAGACAACTTCTCTGAGCCCGGAGCACCTCTCATGAGAAATGACACTAAGAATATTGGAATTAACACTACATGATACATCCACTGACAAACTAGCAATGCAGAAAAGAAAGTAGAAGATCATTGCCTAGACCTTATATAAAATAGGATCAATAATAATCTGTCTCTCAAAGAACTGGCAAAGCTGCATTTCCCTAGGAACAAGTTAAAAGCAGTCCCAGCATGTTCGCAGGAACAATCCAAATctgaacaataaataaataaataaatggcccAGCTTGAACATGTGTAATATTTTGCTTCTTCATGTTaccactgctgctgtttttgtggCTGAGGAAGACAGTCCTTAGAGATGGGATATTCACTAATACAGattctttctgtttaatttcaGGTCTTATCAACATTCCTGCTGTGGCCTTTGGCATATTCTCTGGGGGACTGATCATGAAGAAATTCAGAATCAGTGTTTTAGGGGCTGCAAAACTCTCCCTGGGATCATCTTTCTTTGGTTACCTGCTGCTCCTCTCTTTATTTGCGATGGGCTGTGAGAACTCAGATGTGGCCGGACTGACTGTGTCCTACCATGGGTATGCTGGGAAGAGCAAACTTCAGCATAAAGTGCTACTGAGAAGCAAACTCCTTGGTCATTGTATTCCACAAAGTATATATTGTTGAAAAAAGAATGACTGACCTAAATATGCTTCCCAGAAATGTGATTCAAAATGGAGGAAACTATTCCATCTATTCCATTGGGCATTGTGTCAGAACCCGTTTGTAATTGCTGCCTTCAACTCAGAGAGTTTTATGCCACAAGTGcagattatttttctgattactttttaattattattgccATGGGACTCATCCTTTCAAGCTAGAGATTCCTGGAAACATGAGGAGCTCAGCAGGGGAGTGAGATTCAATTAATTGTTCCTTGCTTTTGCATGCTGCTGAACAACCCATGATGTTTAATAGCCTCCAAACTTAAGTATTCATGAATTAACTGTGACATTATCTATGACATACACCTGAGGCTAGCCCTCCTATtacagccccagcagctgcttggctgctgagctcagcagcagctggctaAAGGTGCAGATAAAACTGTCCTGCAATGTAACAGCTCCATTGGATAAATACCATTGGATATCCATTGGATAAATACCATTCTGATTGTTTCCCCATCAACTTTTGCAGTGATGTAAGAGTAACTCACTCCCCTCTTTGGCTCTGGAAtaatcaagcttttttttttctttttctttttttttttttcccccaccagtttttttgttataaatgcatcaagcctcagaaaatcagaaaactgcAATCTTATAAAATATGAGAAAATGCATGAATAGAAATTGTTAGCTGTCCGCCCTTAACAGAGTAATTACCATCTCACAGTAGACATGTGATATTGAAATAGTCATGTGAGGAAATCCTTTTGATCACTGAGAAAGAAGAATTTACCCTCCTGTGTGGATAAGAAGAGACAACACTGTAATGGGCTAAAGACACAAGGCCTGGCCAGGTGCACctggcagaaagcaaaacttATGAGTTGATAATGATTTCTTCCACATCTGCCAGAAAACATCATCATGATTCCTTTTTTCCACAGAACCAAGCAGATGTCTGGATATGAGCAAGGCCTGTTCTCAGACTGCAACTCAGACTGCATGTGCTCCCAAAATGACTGGGATCCCATCTGTGGGGAAAATGGCATTACCTATGTTTCTGCTTGTCTCGCTGGCTGTCAGGCATCCAACGGAAGTGGGAAAAACACTGTGAGAGCTTTTCATTTCTATATGTGATGTGGTAACTTTCCTATTATAACTAATTCTGTCAGAGTGAGCAAACTAAAATTGAGTAAGGCACATCCCATCCAGACATAAACTCCTGAGGTTTTTAGCAATCTATCATCCATGTTCAAAACTCTCTCAACTACTGTTTCCTGTAGAAATCCCAAGCGGAGAATGTAGGAGGCTTTTTTAGCTGTTGGCTAccaaaaacacatacaaaaaaaaaatctaaatacatTCATCAAATGTagtatttctttatatataaaattctcCTTCCTGTTGAAAAATCTTTTCCAGTTTGGATTTAAATTTTTGGCTAACTGGAAAAGTATGATGTGCGGTTCCCAAGCATTcgcttccctgctgctttggctATCATACAGTTTCACCTGCTGTTTTCCAGGTATTTTTTAACTGCAGCTGTGTAGGAATTTTAGAATCTCCTTCAAGAAGCTCCTCAGCTGTGATGGGACCATGTCAAAAAGGAAATGAGTGtccaaaaatgtttctgtatttcctgGTAACATCAGTTATTACTTCATATACTTTGTCAATAGGTGGCACACCTGGATACATGCTTCTTCTAAGGTAAGCAATCATTATTTCTGCTAGCATGTTTTCAGGGTGTTTTGATACTGTACCTACTTCCATTTGCTAGTAGAGTGAAATGTTTTCAGCTATGTGAAGtggcttttaaattattttttcacttatCAACAGGCATCCTCATAATTTGACAATGAGTTTTCTACCATTGATACAACGTGACTACGATTATCTCTGCCTGCTATACATTTCTAGTTTTAAAGGTGATATAGGAGGCCTAGCTGTCATTTCATATATATCAAGTTCCACTTCCCTTAATGCCTTTTACATTACCAGAATAGTGTTATATGACTGCTGCATGAATGGAAAGTAGCTCTCTAGTATACTCATAGGTAGCTGGTTTTCCTGATTTGCTATGGATTTCAACATACAAGGTAGAAAGAGATGACTTAACCCAAACCTTCCATATAcactcacctctccctctcAAGTCTGTAGTATTATTCCACATAATTATGTCCCAGATTTgtatctaaaataaataaataaataaataaacgtaTCTATCTGTTTCTGCTGTAACATTCACAGCTTTATTAAAAGTTATTCCCAAAGGATTGTTCCACTACGTACTTATCTGCTGGATCTATTTGCCCATCACAAAGTATAAACTTTTAAACTAATTTCAGAaagtgcaaaataaatataatacttCCAGTGATTAATCTGGATTTTTGTCAGCTTCTTGCAAATTTTGGATTTTAAGTACTGCTCTGCTATGTCTTGGAAAGCtttctttctcagtttctttCTCCAAATTATTTCCAGATGGGCATGTTCTACTtctcaaacaaaacaacagtaaaTACTCTCTAAATAAGCTTTATTGTCATTGTGCTTTCTTACCCCaaaattttctttgcttttgaattAAATTTTCTGGAACTGTCTCAGTGCCAGTGTCTTTATGACTGCATGGTAAAAGATAGTGCTAAAACTGGCTGAATATAGACTATATGGAAAGAACTAAATAAagacataataaataaatataaataaatattaaataataaataaataaaataaaaataaataaataaataaataaaaatatatagataataaataaataaataaattcagctgTGATTCCAGCACAACCCTTGAGCCAGAAGCAATATTCACACAGAGACTTACAGAAATGGTTGAAGTGAGGATGTTTTTCCACTGCCCTCCACAAACACCACCAGTAAGGTTTATGCTTTAAACCTATACACTGCACAGCTTTCCCCACCCACCGTGGAGCATGTTGCATTGAgtactgcaaaaacacatggTGTCTCTCCAAGGAGTAACAGCAGGAAGAATAATCATGTTAAAATCCAGTTGAGACTTTGTATACTGAAGCTTATACACCATTGAAAACTATGCACCAAGAGGAGGATGCTTAGCAAGTTGAGAGCTTGTGGTTGCTCCTAGCCCAGCGGGAATTTTTGTTGTATAAAAGAGGTCAGGGATTCAgtttctttcccatttctcccCACATGACGTTTACCTTCTATGAATAAAACACGTTGCTGGGAATGTACAGCTGTGGTATCACAAAGGGCCTTGGCACTATTGTTGTCGTGATCAACCTCCAGCTCTCTGTCTTGTCTCCACTGCAGAAATGTATGGGAGGAAATGCTCATAGCTGAAGACTTGTGAGCTTAAATCACACAGAGTTGCCTGCACTTAACTACTTGCTCCCAGGGGACTGACTGCCTAATGGATGTATTTAGAAAAGTTTAGAGAGATTTTTCAATAGCAatccaaaacattttgttatATGAAAGGTGCAAACCAGCTTTAGTAGTTCTGCTCCAGTAGTCTTTATTTCTGttgaaattcattttactttgaGAGCCACTTAATTGAAACTGAGAAGTTATGTGTTTTTCTGCTGGATTAAAGGCATCAGAATCTGATGAGCAGCTAACTAAAATACGTTTCCGTAAGTtcaatccactttttttttcttctttttattgttcTCTGCAAATGACCTGTGGGCATAAATCCATTTTAAGCTCATGCTTGCTTTCCTGAAGTCCATCACTGACTGGCTTTCCCTGAAAATCTGTCTGAGCTGTGTGAAAGTGTGCTTCTCTTCCCTAAAAGAAAACTCTGAAAACAAATAGTGCCAAGGTCTAATTGCAGACTTCATTTAAGTTAATTTTTGCCAGTTATCTGTTTGTAAAATTGTTCCATATTGTCAGATCTGATAAAATTCCATAACTTGAGCAATTTGCTAATTTGAGATGAGCAGATATTGTTGCACCTGCCATGGAGCAAAATACAGTTAAATCCCTCAAATTCTGTAAGATTTAGTGGCATATACTTTAGGGGTTTACATGACTGGAATCAGTGAAATACACTTGCAGCGAGTGACAGccattttctgaaatgtctttttagTGGCATTAAGCTAATTACAATTGCCAAGGAGCCTGGGAAAGACCTTAagtttttgagggaaaaaaaaaaaaaaacgaattCAGATAGCTGTTGATTAAGCACAAGCTATTAATAGAAGGTGATTAGGCAGTGAAAATGGAGTCTCAGATCTCCCTGAAAGGTTTGGCTCTCACTTAGGGTCTCGAAGAATTACAGTTTCTGTGGAAAGGTATTACAAATGCTTGAACATTCATCTTTTtccatctgggaaaaaaaaaaaaagaatataaaatctACAAAACACATAACAAATctatgttttggttttattttccagtttttcctTTCTATGCTCTCACACTTGGTTAAAAGGGCTTCTAGACAGAGGCTTGCTTGTGTAGCATGGCCATGTGTAGCATGGCAGAGACACCATggaaggtgtctctgcccatggcagaggggttggaattagatgatctttaaggttccttccaacccaaaccattctgtgacacTATTATTCTATGATCAGGTAAGAGGGCAAAACACTGTTCTTCCAGATCAGTATCATATTACATTCATTTCTGCATAGATGGTGGTGCCGGTGTAAACCATGATGTAGCAGACTGCATGATGATAATCCATAACAGGATATTGGAGAACAAAGCACTTGGGTTACAAAATGAGAGGCACGCAATTATTTTTTGACTGTCAGTACTTTGGTGTCGTTTTCCATACATGTTGTTCTtgtccttttgcttttttactAAATCAATGGAGGATAACCTGAATATTACTTACAGTATGGGTTCTTACTGCTGTCCAGGCAGCTACATTGGGAAATAACAAAACATTACTGTTGGGAAACAAAAGAGCAAGTTCTGCAATGACTTTATTAACATTAAGGGGTGTTCCCAATTACATGAATTTCTGAGTCTATCCTGTTTCAGAGCACATAGACCATACCCCCAAAGTGCTATGTTTAAATCCAAAGTGACAGCTGAATTTCAGCCTGTTTTTATACTGAACAGGATGGCTGAGACAACCGGGCATTTCATCAGTTACCATAATGATTCGCATGTGTTAGTCACCACACATATCAAGCACGTCCCAGTCCAGCCAGGTGACTGGGACCATTCACGTGCTAAAAGTTAAGCAGGTACTCAGGCTCTTGCTGGATTTGGTCTTGCACTGGGTAGTCTGAGTGAAACAACATGCTTGGAGTGGTTCCATATGCACTCGATTGCTAGCATGGACATGAAGAGTAACTGTTCTCCTGCCCACCATGCTCACCCTTCTAGATGAGCCACCTACCCAAGGCTGGAGAGTCATAAAGACTGATGTCTGTGGTGGCCACCACTGCAAGCCCAGAAATGTCAAGATGGAAATGGTCTTGATGTGGTAAATGGTGTGATCCTGCTCCTAGACGTATGGCAGGGAAAGTATTGGGCCTAAATACCTTTTACTTGTCTGGGTCATTAGCCATAATTTCAGGAAATGTTTAATTGAAAGGGACTAGCTAATGACAAATGATTTCACAACCAGTAATCTTGTGCTGTGTTAGTAACTTCAAAGTGCTGGTCTTGTCTGAAAGCTTAAAATGTGATATTGACTATAGATATTTAGAATTCCTTATTTCTGTTATGATTTTAAtcacattatttttatgtatatatatcacattatttatatatttatgtgatTCTGTTGAAGTTGGTGCCATCAAGGAGGAAAAACTTACATATCTTTTCCTCTCATGCTTTCTATTTCTGTTCAAATTATCCACAGTCAATTCTTTATTtaacacttttttgttttttgtttttttttttttaggtgcaTTAAACCACACTTGAAATCATTTGCACTTGGTATCTATACCCTGGCAGTAAGAGTACTTGGTAAGTCCAGTCATACTTATATGTGTTTTAATGTCACTAGTCACTTATCTTAGAATTAAACTGATTGTTGGAAAGAACAGCTTCCAACTGACAAGTTAATAtcatatgattaaaaaaaaaaaaaaaaaaaaggaaaaaggattgGAAGTGGGGTGGAGGGATGCAACTTTGCATTTGTACAACTGCAGGACTTGTCctatgagaagaggctgagagagctgggactgttcagcctggagaagggaatgCTTGGGGGATCTTaccaatgtatataaatacctgaaataaGGGTGCAAACAAGATGGAGGAATACTATTTTTGCTGGTGGCCAGTGCCAGGACAacaggcaatgggcacaaactggaactcAGGAGGTTCCCTCTAAACACCAGGCAAaccttctgtgctgtgtgggagcacaggcacaggctgcccagagaggctgtggggtctctctccttggagatcttcaaaagccacctggacatggtccttaGCAGCCTTCTCTGgatggccctgcttgagcaggggttgggcCAGATGGCCTCCACaggcctcttccaaccttaaccattgtttgattctgtgattctgtgattttgtaattCCTATAACCGTCTTAGTAAAAATAAACTCTGCTACACCCACAGAAGTAGCAAGTGATCCTTTATACCAAGAAGCTAAGAGGAAAATTACTTCTTGTCTCTCCTTATTCAACATTAAGCACAACAGAACAAATATGGCTCAGAATCTGTGATCATTTTTCAGGCATATTTTCATTAGTTTCTGAGGGAATTAATCTAAGTACAAGTGTACCTGAGATTGCAGTTCACTGCAGCCTTGTGGTAAAGCTGTCTACAGATTTTCTCTAACATCAAAGGTGCTGTGAGATGCCAATAAACCGGACACTTGAAAATCTTCTAGGtcttattagaaaaaaataataaatagcaaGAAGCAGGTTGCTTATGTAAATGGAGCAGACTTAGATGCGCTGGTTGAGTCGGATGAAGTGAAATCAAAACAAGCTATTGGTTCCCTTTTCACAACATCTTTGCAGATCAGGTTCTTCCCTCTAGGcttattttcttctccagcagccaTAATTGGATCCCCAGGTTGTCTTCTTCAGCTACCAAAGAAAGGATTTTCCATGTCATCACCCACAAGCATGGCTATTGGTTTGTTCCTGTAGGCTATAGGTTTGCCTCAGTAGGATTTCAAGATACTTGCAGAATACCTGTAGCCCCATTGTAGGCTCCCAGCCCCACTATCTTTCTCCCTTCTTCACCCACCCCTGCTGAGACACAGGATGAACCCCAAACTGGACAGGATCCATTGCTCTAAACAAAGGAGAAATATCTCATTACAGAGCAGTTCTAGAGGATAAGGCAAACAAGCCATAGCATTGACTCTCCTGTTGACTTCAACAGGCTTTTTGATGATCAGCTGCATTTTAGGCCCCATCCTGATTTTTCATAGGGAGTAAAGGAGTATACTTATCTGGGCAAAGCAAGGCATGACTTCTTAAATTAGAAAAGACTGTCAAAGGATCATTGCAATTTGAATGTATAATTTAGTATTTACGTTAACATGCGTCTAAATCAGAACTAGTCACTCTAGAAAGTAATCttcttgcttctgttctttcaTTAAATACACACAGCTGGAATTCCAGCCCCGGTGTATTTTGGAGTGGCAATAGATACCACTTGCCTGAAATGGGGAAGCAAACGATGTGGGGGAAGAGGAGCATGTAGACTCTATCACTCCAGCACACTCAGGTAGCAGCTCTTCTCCATTCGTTCTTTAACttgctttctttacttctatAGCAAGCACTGGTAGGATaatttctgtcagaaaattTGGGTTAAAATTTGATCTTGAATGAAAGAGACTGACCAGCAAAATTAATAATGCTCAGTTTTTAGCACTCTTTTTTGGTTTAGTCTTTTTTTGGTCCATGCTATTTCAATACTAGCTGGAAGTCATTTAATTTTTAGCCAAAATAAGTTCAGATAAAGCCTTAAGTTTCTACTACCCCAACACCATACCCCACCCCAACTTTCTTAGCAACTCTgctaagtgtgtgtgtgtggggggctGTTAAACCTCATCACTGGTCCATTCTGAAGGGTGCTTCAGACCATGCCTGGCTTATCAAAAGGCTAATAAAGCACTTCTCTCTTTATTGATTTATTGCTAGAGGAGAGTAATTGACTGAACTGCATTCCTGAAAGGCATTGCTGCAGTGATAAAAGGACAAAGAGAAGACAGAGAGGACAGGGTTGCTGCTGAGTTCCCCACTTTGGGGTGGGAGGAATATGAGGAGAGAGAACATCTTGTTTTGAAAACTtgaaggaaagaacaaaagCTCATTCGTGACTCATTATTAATAAAGCAGAATAATTCTATTATTGTTGACATTGCAACTCTCATTAATTCCTGAAAACCAAAAATACAACCAAATGTTTTTTGGTATCTCTGATACTGTTTATGagacaaccaaaaaaaataattgcccTGGAATTATTAGCATTATTCTCACTGAAGCACATTGGGAAGAAGGAACTTAGTCAATGCCTGAAAATCTTTCTTGTCCACAGTCCACAAAGTAGCTGACCTGGGTGAGCTGTCATATTTTCATCTCCAGGGTCATCACCTTCCTACCTTTCTTGAACATGTTCTTCACTCAGACTTGCTGCATGGAACTATAATCATGCCCTTGCTGCATTCTACTTGTACATTGCCTTTGAGATAGGCTCTGACTGATCATTTCTTTCTCAGATACATGTACCTGGGGCTGACTTTGGTGTTGGGCACCATGTCCATTTTCTTCAGCGTTGCTGTCCTTTGGGTTCTCCGGAAGAGGTCTGCTCCGCAAGATGAAACCCTCTCAGCCAATGGGGAGAGAGGCACCTGTGTGACAAACAGCAGGAAAGATAATTTCTTCAACAGTGACCATTTAATTCAGACAACTTATTGGCCAGAAAAGGAGACTAGGCTTTAGGAGGACTGAGATCTGCACCATGACGTTATCCAGTGAGTGATCTTCAAGGCAAAAATTCATCATCAGTGAAGCAGCTAGTAGTATCCATCCTGAAAATGTTTGCCATCCTGTAACTTTCTTTGTAAATACCAAAAGCAAAGGATACAGGCTTTTTAGCACAAGTCCATTTAGCACGTCACTGCTCACCATTTGTCCTAAGGAGTTGGTGG encodes the following:
- the SLCO1C1 gene encoding solute carrier organic anion transporter family member 1C1 isoform X1 translates to MNVWVGVSGRGSLPRKKGRHHLWRFMLPEAEYTMMEISPKENTQYFSNNTILPVDRSSFKSESSASKEKQSCCGGIKIFLGALSFVYFAKALSGSYLKSTITQIERRFDIPSSLVGVIDGSFEIGNLLTIILVSYFGAKLHRPRIIGAGCLIMSAGTFLIAMPQFFMGRYRYERFPSTMNSTVSISPCLQDKSQTPLSALEKSQAKINAGCEKEAGSSMWIYVLLGNLLRGIGETPIQPLGITYIDDYAIEEDAALYIGCVQTLAIIGPIFGFLLGSLCAKLYVDIGFVDLDSLTITHKDVQWVGAWWLGYLIAGAISVVAGIPFWFLPKHLPKPEGRKDSSTSSEQSKFITEDNKEQHKSCHQQVKIGEMAKDFLPSLKNLFGNPVYILYLCASILHFNSLIGMVTYKPKYIEQQYGQTSSKTNFVIGLINIPAVAFGIFSGGLIMKKFRISVLGAAKLSLGSSFFGYLLLLSLFAMGCENSDVAGLTVSYHGTKQMSGYEQGLFSDCNSDCMCSQNDWDPICGENGITYVSACLAGCQASNGSGKNTVFFNCSCVGILESPSRSSSAVMGPCQKGNECPKMFLYFLVTSVITSYTLSIGGTPGYMLLLRCIKPHLKSFALGIYTLAVRVLAGIPAPVYFGVAIDTTCLKWGSKRCGGRGACRLYHSSTLRYMYLGLTLVLGTMSIFFSVAVLWVLRKRSAPQDETLSANGERGTCVTNSRKDNFFNSDHLIQTTYWPEKETRL
- the SLCO1C1 gene encoding solute carrier organic anion transporter family member 1C1 isoform X4; amino-acid sequence: MLWRYKGNLLTIILVSYFGAKLHRPRIIGAGCLIMSAGTFLIAMPQFFMGRYRYERFPSTMNSTVSISPCLQDKSQTPLSALEKSQAKINAGCEKEAGSSMWIYVLLGNLLRGIGETPIQPLGITYIDDYAIEEDAALYIGCVQTLAIIGPIFGFLLGSLCAKLYVDIGFVDLDSLTITHKDVQWVGAWWLGYLIAGAISVVAGIPFWFLPKHLPKPEGRKDSSTSSEQSKFITEDNKEQHKSCHQQVKIGEMAKDFLPSLKNLFGNPVYILYLCASILHFNSLIGMVTYKPKYIEQQYGQTSSKTNFVIGLINIPAVAFGIFSGGLIMKKFRISVLGAAKLSLGSSFFGYLLLLSLFAMGCENSDVAGLTVSYHGTKQMSGYEQGLFSDCNSDCMCSQNDWDPICGENGITYVSACLAGCQASNGSGKNTVFFNCSCVGILESPSRSSSAVMGPCQKGNECPKMFLYFLVTSVITSYTLSIGGTPGYMLLLRCIKPHLKSFALGIYTLAVRVLAGIPAPVYFGVAIDTTCLKWGSKRCGGRGACRLYHSSTLRYMYLGLTLVLGTMSIFFSVAVLWVLRKRSAPQDETLSANGERGTCVTNSRKDNFFNSDHLIQTTYWPEKETRL